In a single window of the Antedon mediterranea chromosome 1, ecAntMedi1.1, whole genome shotgun sequence genome:
- the LOC140051374 gene encoding tripartite motif-containing protein 2-like, producing the protein MATSKLNQFLQVVDEDLVCAICQERFQDPKSLQCLHSFCLSCLENWIKTNNDKLTCPMCCKSYPIPDGGLKKLPPNTFLNNMLENIDKFQKKDNIKCVCGETEQVTDYCKECRHYLCFACSKHHKILPLSSGHTLLAAEEVKSMTPQQLAALNPPLCSSHNKPLELYCTKCKEPICIQCAIITHPSIDHKPIGIGKAFESFQGSAQHLKSAAHHYKVKLENGLKELTENAEKLKESKESSKKDINKQVQESIKIIQKRGDELKKKVDTLYENERKTIDVEMENIRSITAELNTNVSFLKQLIKSELATAMMSNDDEDKSFRVLINKGDADGMVIYRRGVVVDDDDNIIVSSNSKLQLFSSDGCFIKRIDQEGDGINILEQLCIISSNPRRIATMDLGILNSDYGNVTERRSG; encoded by the exons atggctACAAGCAAATTAAATCAGTTTCTTCAAGTTGTAGATGAGGACTTAGTATGTGCCATTTGCCAGGAAAGGTTTCAGGATCCTAAAAGTCTTCAATGTCTACATAGCTTTTGTTTGTCATGTTTAGAGAACtggataaaaacaaacaatgacAAGCTAACATGTCCAATGTGTTGCAAATCATATCCTATTCCAGATGGCGGGCTTAAGAAGCTTCCACCAAATACATTTCTAAATAACATGTTAGAAAACATTGACAAGTTTCAGAAGAAAGATAACATAAAATGTGTTTGTGGAGAAACAGAACAGGTAACAGATTACTGTAAAGAATGTAGACATTACTTGTGTTTTGCATGCAGTAAACATCACAAAATATTACCATTGTCTTCAGGTCATACGCTACTTGCTGCAGAGGAAGTGAAATCAATGACGCCACAACAACTTGCAGCATTAAATCCACCATTGTGTTCTTCTCACAACAAACCACTAGAGCTATACTGTACAAAATGTAAAGAACCAATATGCATACAATGTGCCATAATAACACATCCCTCAATAGATCATAAACCAATTGGTATTGGAAAAGCATTTGAATCATTTCAAGGATCTGCACAACATCTGAAATCCGCAGCCCATCACTACAAAGTTAAACTGGAAAATGGACTCAAGGAGCTCACAGAGAATGCTGAAAAACTAAAAGAAAGTAAAGAATCGAGTaaaaaagatattaataaaCAAGTTCAAGAATCGATAAAAATAATCCAGAAAAGGGGAgatgaattgaaaaaaaaagttgacaCACTTTATGAAAATGAAAGGAAAACAATTGATGTAGAAATGGAGAACATAAGGTCAATTACTGCTGAACTAAATACAAATGTCAGTTTCCTTAAGCAGTTAATAAAGAGTGAGTTAGCAACTGCTATGATGTCAA atgatgatgaagacaaATCATTCAGAGTACTTATCAATAAAGGTGATGCAGATGGTATGGTGATTTACCGACGTGGAGTTGTAGTTGATGACGATGACAACATCATTGTATCAAGTAACAGCAAACTACAACTATTCAGCAGTGATGGATGTTTTATCAAAAGAATTGATCAGGAAGGAGATGGAATAAACATTCTAGAGCAGTTGTGTATCATTTCATCAAACCCACGTAGAATTGCT ACTATGGATCTTGGAATATTAAACAGTGATTATGGTAACGTCACAGAAAGACGTTCTGGCTAA
- the LOC140053952 gene encoding adhesion G-protein coupled receptor G7-like — translation MEVGWEKAIAKYQIETEDSIPWLKTASSQIAIVCTHSPGEHFPIGSTVVQYTATDVGDRSVNCSFTVTIEVDYCIDVTCHHNVSCVNGENTFTCACTPGWDGQYCNEDVQGPIAMYCPTTIISKNEPGLNYSTMVNWKPPLFSDNNGDEHISITSTHQRGNIFYLGTTQVRYDAIDQSGNIGSCTFDVFIDDVEPPKATNCNNSQTVNVKNNRDKARVYWPTPTFSDNSGSVNVQHTATPGSVFKIGLHYVFYNATDNHGHTTTCIINIEVKDLTPPVFTSCPNDIYIPTPSSEDVHPVTWEEPKVTDNDGIAVKTINSTHISGEDFFVWIEQVSYTVEDYSGNKAVCSFMVEIYVGCPAVDDGFYQFPNTRSGKSANSKQTCPVYAKHSGTAMATKVCIGNDEIAHWSNKVIATDCFGNENVDDQLNRLSQIVVTESNVHEISNLLEDLTSGLNTISGNAMDSIADVLENVVLVASASFEVTSSVSGSVRNILRDKVKFDSTSNRPTSSSRIVQSLESQLSSTGDEFTYTSEEIDVYSFIVEKEEFINGLTVQGESRGLFGENKTQSADDVTIRMPAEVGSLLGDDVYLNHIVYQNNKLFASNYEYPQRSLHSTVASLSVVGVDVNGLNEPVVITFKQPKFFWDTSNITNCVYWNFGIGDWADDGCELVNVFEDGSVECHCNHLTNFAVLMDVHVQSVNTQLDTALEIISIIGCIVSIVCLSLTLITLLYFKRLRAKRHHQILINLSISLILLYLTFIVSLYVTNYKWVCTLIAALLHYFVLSSLLWMAAEAVGMYYNLIKVFNSHVSRFILKASMLCWGLPVFVIAVTVAIDKEQYMNDVYCFMVSGPGLYFGLLLIIGIILLFNLIVYALVMKELLFSRIQPAVQKTEHSKTNRTIKRLQNAFAVSVLLGLTWLFGFISMNSTASVVFEVLFCIFNSFQGLIIFIFFCLRNQEVRKTWKAKCLYGSDRYINSSFLNSQKEMMSRKYSTVNQTSMTTSTARCSSIVELDRVNESIKH, via the exons ATGGAGGTTGGTTGGGAGAAAGCTATAGCGAAGTATCAGATAGAAACGGAAGACTCTATTCCCTGGCTAAAAACAGCTTCCAGTCAAATCGCAATAGTATGTACACACAGTCCAGGTGAACATTTTCCGATCGGGTCAACAGTTGTTCAATATACAGCTACTGATGTTGGCGATAGGAGCGTGAACTGTTCGTTCACTGTAACGATTGAAG tgGATTATTGTATAGATGTAACTTGCCATCATAATGTATCATGCGTAAATGGTGAGAACACCTTCACATGTGCTTGTACTCCTGGATGGGATGGTCAATACTGCAATGAAG ATGTACAGGGGCCTATAGCTATGTATTGTCCGACAACAATTATAAGCAAAAATGAACCAGGGTTGAATTACAGCACGATGGTAAATTGGAAACCACCCTTGTTCTCTGATAATAATGGAGATGAACATATTTCAATTACTTCTACCCATCAACGTGGTAATATATTCTATCTGGGAACAACTCAAGTACGTTATGACGCAATTGACCAGTCAGGAAATATTGGATCATGTacatttgatgtttttattgaCG ATGTTGAGCCACCAAAAGCAACCAATTGCAACAACTCTCAAACTGTAAATGTCAAGAATAATAGAGACAAAGCACGTGTTTACTGGCCGACTCCAACATTTTCCGATAACTCAGGAAGTGTGAACGTGCAACATACAGCAACTCCTGGTAGTGTATTCAAGATTGGCTTACACTATGTATTCTACAATGCTACTGATAATCATGGACATACTACTAcgtgtattattaatattgaagtGAAAG ACCTTACGCCACCTGTATTTACGTCCTGCCCAAATGACATCTATATCCCCACTCCTAGTTCAGAAGATGTTCATCCAGTGACATGGGAAGAACCAAAAGTTACTGATAATGATGGAATAGCAGTAAAAACTATTAACTCAACCCACATTTCTGGTGAGGATTTTTTTGTTTGGATAGAACAAGTTTCGTACACTGTTGAAGATTACTCTGGCAATAAGGCAGTCTGCTCATTCATGGTTGAAATATACG TTGGTTGCCCCGCCGTAGACGATGGCTTTTATCAGTTTCCCAATACAAGAAGTGGAAAATCTGCAAATTCAAAGCAAACATGTCCGGTATACGCAAAACACA gtggtACTGCTATGGCTACTAAAGTTTGCATTGGAAATGATGAAATTGCGCATTGGTCAAATAAAGTCATTGCAACAGATTGTTTTGGtaatgaaaatgttgatgatCAACTAAATCGACTTAGTCAg atTGTAGTAACTGAGTCTAACGTTCACGAAATATCCAATTTGCTTGAAGACTTAACATCAGGTCTAAATACTATTTCTGGTAATGCTATGGATTCGATTGCTGATGTATTGGAGAATGTAGTTCTTGTTGCTTCAGCATCGTTCGAG gtaACTTCGTCTGTATCGGGTTCTGTTCGTAATATTCTAAGAGATAAAGTAAAATTTGATTCGACGTCTAATCGTCCAACATCATCTTCAAGGATTGTGCAATCGTTAGAATCACAATTATCATCTACGGGTGACGAGTTTACTTATACTAGTGAAGAAATTGATgtatattcatttattgttgAAAAAGAAGAATTCATAAATGGGTTAACTGTTCAAGGAGAAAGTCGAGGATTGTTCGGAGAAAACAAAACTCAATCTGCTGATGATGTCACTATCAGGATGCCTGCTGAAGTTGGATCATTATTAG gTGATGATGTATATTTGAATCACATAGTGTACCAGAATAACAAACTATTTGCTTCAAACTATGAGTATCCTCAAAGAAGTCTACATAGCACTGTTGCATCTCTATCAGTTGTTGGAGTTGATGTGAATGGTCTCAATGAACCGGTGGTAATTACCTTTAAACAACCAAAG tttttctGGGATACTTCTAATATTACAAACTGTGTATACTGGAATTTTGGAATTGGAGATTGGGCCGATGATGGCTGCGAACTTGTAAATGTGTTTGAAGATGGTAGTGTTGAATGCCACTGTAATCACTTGACAAATTTTGCTGTTCTAATG gATGTCCACGTTCAGAGTGTCAACACACAACTAGATACTGCATTAGAAATAATCAGTATTATTGGATGTATCGTGTCGATAGTTTGTCTAAGCTTAACTTTAATAACGCTGTTATATTTCAA ACGTTTGAGAGCAAAGCGACATCATCAGATTTTGATCAACCTAAGCATTTCGCTAATTTTACTTTATCTGACCTTTATTGTAAGTTTGTATGTTACCAATTATAAGTGGGTATGCACTTTAATTGCGGCTCTACTTCATTACTTTGTGCTGTCCAGTCTTCTTTGGATGGCAGCCGAAGCTGTAGGGATGTATTATAACTTGATCAAAGTTTTTAACTCACACGTTTCAAGGTTTATTCTCAAAGCGAGTATGTTATGTTGGG GCTTACCAGTATTTGTCATTGCAGTAACAGTGGCCATAGACAAAGAGCAATATATGAATGATGTCTA ttgcTTCATGGTGTCTGGTCCTGGACTATACTTCGGATTACTTTTGATAATTGgaattattttgctttttaatCTTATCGTTTATGCTCTGGTAATGAAGGAATTATTATTTTCCCGCATTCAGCCAGCTGTACAGAAGACTGAACATTCAAAGACTAACAGAACAATTAAACGGCTTCAAAATGCATTTGCAGTCTCCGTACTCTTGGGTTTAACTTGGCTCTTCGGCTTTATATCAATGAATTCCACTGCTTCTGTTGTTTTTGAAGTTTTATTCTGCATTTTTAATTCTTTCCAGGgcttaattatatttatatttttttgtttgagaAATCAAGAAGTTCGTAAAACATGGAAGGCGAAGTGTCTTTACGGTTCAGATCGATATATAAACTCTTCATTTCTCAACTCTCAGAAAGAAATGATGAGTAGAAAATATAGCACAGTTAATCAAACGAGCATGACCACATCCACCGCCAGATGCTCTTCAATTGTAGAGTTAGATAGAGTAAACGAAAGCATTAAACACTAG